In Halococcus salifodinae DSM 8989, the following are encoded in one genomic region:
- a CDS encoding DUF433 domain-containing protein — protein MRAIVTDADVLGGDPRLDGTRIGVAHVHRRYEDGETPEAIAAGYDGVSVADVHAALAYAFDNPETLREIERRARDAIEHVREERPVDPEEFVERA, from the coding sequence ATGCGAGCCATCGTCACGGACGCGGACGTGCTCGGCGGCGATCCGCGACTCGACGGAACGCGCATCGGCGTCGCGCACGTTCACCGCCGGTACGAAGACGGCGAGACACCCGAGGCGATCGCCGCCGGATACGACGGCGTCTCCGTCGCGGACGTTCACGCCGCGCTCGCCTACGCGTTCGACAATCCCGAGACGCTGCGGGAGATCGAGCGTCGTGCTCGGGATGCGATCGAGCACGTCCGCGAGGAGCGCCCGGTCGATCCAGAGGAGTTCGTCGAGCGCGCCTGA
- a CDS encoding DUF5615 family PIN-like protein: MRILADENTRPAHVSALDSAGHDVVRAGDVLEKGASDPVVIAAGRDTDRVILTYDRKDFADVSDHAGVFIAEETMAPRAVRRTVERVERAYPTLDDVVEFLADWR, translated from the coding sequence ATGCGGATTTTAGCCGACGAGAACACCAGGCCGGCCCACGTGTCGGCGCTCGATTCCGCCGGACATGACGTAGTGCGGGCCGGGGACGTTCTGGAGAAGGGTGCGTCCGATCCGGTGGTGATCGCTGCGGGGCGGGACACGGATCGGGTCATCCTGACGTACGATCGCAAGGATTTCGCCGACGTCTCCGATCACGCCGGCGTGTTCATCGCCGAGGAAACGATGGCTCCGCGGGCGGTGCGCCGCACCGTCGAGCGAGTCGAGCGCGCGTACCCCACCCTCGACGATGTCGTCGAGTTCCTCGCCGATTGGCGCTGA